One part of the Clostridium thermosuccinogenes genome encodes these proteins:
- a CDS encoding metal ABC transporter ATP-binding protein, protein MGKVIEVNNLSFGYDGRLTIKDVSFSVDKGDFVGIIGPNGSGKSTLVKLLLGILRPSGGQIRILGENIEKFNCWDKIGYVSQKANAYNTAFPATVEEVVSANLFSRIGLFKPIGRKHRDVVYNALKLVGMQDYGKSLIGNLSGGQQQRVFIARVLVSEPEIMFLDEPTVGIDVKSEEELYCMLARLNNELGITIMMVTHDISAVTVHANKLACMADKGLVMHDPKEEDAKKYISQLYGYEVNLHIHQHNCDNVMKGDEDNV, encoded by the coding sequence ATGGGCAAGGTAATAGAAGTGAATAATTTGAGTTTTGGTTATGATGGAAGACTGACAATCAAGGATGTCAGTTTTTCCGTTGATAAAGGGGATTTCGTAGGGATAATAGGGCCTAACGGCTCCGGAAAGAGCACCCTGGTCAAGCTTTTGCTTGGCATCCTGCGTCCTTCCGGAGGCCAGATCAGGATTCTGGGTGAAAATATCGAAAAATTCAACTGTTGGGATAAGATAGGTTATGTATCTCAAAAAGCAAATGCGTATAACACGGCTTTTCCTGCTACGGTAGAGGAGGTTGTAAGTGCCAATCTCTTTTCCCGTATCGGCCTTTTCAAGCCTATTGGAAGGAAGCACCGGGATGTGGTGTACAATGCGTTGAAGCTTGTCGGAATGCAGGATTATGGGAAAAGCCTGATCGGGAATCTTTCCGGAGGTCAGCAGCAGCGGGTGTTTATAGCGAGGGTTCTGGTGAGCGAGCCGGAGATAATGTTCCTGGATGAACCTACCGTCGGAATTGACGTAAAATCGGAAGAAGAGCTGTATTGCATGCTGGCAAGGCTTAACAATGAACTGGGGATTACGATTATGATGGTCACCCATGACATAAGCGCAGTAACCGTGCATGCAAATAAGCTTGCCTGCATGGCGGACAAGGGTCTGGTCATGCATGATCCCAAAGAAGAGGATGCAAAAAAGTATATCTCACAGCTTTACGGATATGAGGTTAACCTGCATATCCACCAGCATAACTGTGATAACGTGATGAAAGGTGATGAAGATAATGTTTGA
- a CDS encoding DEAD/DEAH box helicase, whose protein sequence is MINQKEMGQDSEEEVFLPDYMKDVGPANYYYGTLKYDKRTNKWVIKGEPCVCQMAKRLFPGCDTKRRGTARFTANKRIIGDLNWLMMRYPLEIKNRDKWDRDIEEARQYVLKREWSNKYPLKAEVPKLTFNGELMEFQKEGLGFLLRNNRALLADEMGLGKTVQALAYLASINSYPVLLVVPPHLVRYWQREIDRFLRLPPVEKNDEGVSLAGNPENNFCAGATCLEGMKLDGMEKEFNAWGKNSFDSDMKENPEADVVKSEIDRIKSPGKDGGNAPKVHVIKGIKPYRLPEAHIYIIHYLLLRGWKNVLPEAGFQTVIFDEIQELRHAGTEKYSSASLIADNCKNVIGLSGTPIYNRGGEIWNVMNILDYHCLGDWDSFTREWCYGYGNGVVINPTLLGEHLRREGLLFRRTKDAVLEELPPKRRLVQEIDSDEGIYENLIQSAVEKVKKLDMLEEGFEKESLILQISQEERQATGVAKAPYVCAFVKALLEAEEKVLLFAHHHSVMDIYRKELKHFKPVFITGRENDKQKDAAVNAFMEGRTNICCVSLRAAAGLNLQRASCIVFGELDWSPAVHSQAEDRAHRIGQQDSVLCYYLVSSRGADQDIQEALGLKVSQFIGIMGDAAESEEDRLLAQSKAKEHIEKVIERLKEKAALLQDEKPAL, encoded by the coding sequence ATGATAAATCAAAAGGAAATGGGTCAGGATTCGGAGGAAGAGGTTTTTCTTCCTGACTATATGAAGGATGTAGGTCCTGCCAATTATTATTATGGCACATTAAAATATGATAAACGAACAAACAAGTGGGTTATAAAGGGAGAGCCCTGTGTTTGCCAGATGGCAAAAAGGCTGTTTCCCGGCTGCGATACCAAAAGGCGAGGTACTGCAAGATTTACCGCAAATAAGAGAATCATAGGTGACCTTAACTGGCTTATGATGCGTTATCCACTGGAAATAAAGAACAGGGATAAGTGGGACAGGGACATAGAAGAAGCAAGGCAGTATGTTTTGAAAAGGGAATGGTCAAATAAATACCCATTAAAAGCAGAAGTTCCAAAACTCACCTTCAATGGCGAACTAATGGAATTCCAGAAGGAAGGCTTAGGTTTTCTCCTTAGGAACAACAGAGCTTTGTTGGCTGATGAAATGGGTCTGGGAAAGACCGTTCAGGCTTTGGCGTATCTGGCCTCTATCAACAGCTATCCCGTGCTGCTTGTTGTTCCTCCTCATCTTGTCAGGTATTGGCAGAGGGAGATCGATCGTTTTTTAAGGCTGCCTCCGGTGGAGAAAAACGATGAAGGCGTCAGCCTTGCAGGTAACCCGGAGAATAATTTCTGTGCGGGAGCTACTTGTCTTGAAGGCATGAAACTTGATGGTATGGAAAAGGAGTTTAATGCTTGGGGGAAAAATTCCTTTGATTCCGATATGAAAGAAAATCCTGAGGCTGACGTAGTAAAATCTGAGATCGACAGGATAAAATCTCCGGGGAAAGACGGTGGAAATGCTCCTAAGGTGCATGTAATAAAGGGAATAAAACCATACAGGCTGCCGGAGGCTCATATTTACATAATACATTACCTCCTCCTGAGAGGATGGAAGAATGTGCTGCCGGAAGCAGGCTTTCAAACGGTTATTTTTGATGAAATCCAGGAACTGAGGCATGCAGGTACGGAAAAATACAGTTCAGCCAGTTTGATTGCCGATAACTGTAAAAATGTCATCGGACTTTCCGGAACTCCTATATATAATAGGGGCGGAGAGATATGGAATGTAATGAACATATTGGATTACCATTGTCTCGGGGATTGGGACAGCTTTACCAGGGAATGGTGTTACGGCTATGGCAATGGAGTGGTTATTAATCCGACACTGCTGGGTGAGCATCTGAGAAGGGAAGGCTTGCTTTTTAGGAGAACAAAGGATGCCGTGTTGGAAGAGCTTCCGCCCAAAAGGCGTCTTGTACAGGAAATAGATTCGGACGAGGGCATATATGAAAACCTGATACAGAGCGCTGTGGAAAAAGTTAAAAAGCTGGACATGCTGGAAGAAGGATTTGAAAAGGAGAGTCTTATTCTGCAGATTTCCCAGGAGGAACGCCAGGCAACAGGTGTTGCCAAAGCCCCCTATGTATGTGCCTTTGTAAAGGCTTTGCTGGAGGCTGAAGAAAAAGTCCTTCTCTTCGCGCATCACCACAGTGTCATGGATATATACAGAAAGGAGTTAAAGCACTTTAAGCCGGTTTTTATAACAGGAAGGGAAAACGATAAGCAGAAGGATGCGGCTGTCAACGCATTTATGGAGGGACGCACCAATATTTGCTGTGTTTCTCTGAGAGCTGCGGCAGGATTAAACCTGCAGAGGGCCAGCTGCATAGTTTTCGGTGAACTGGACTGGTCGCCTGCCGTCCATAGTCAGGCGGAAGACAGAGCCCATCGTATCGGGCAACAGGATTCGGTTTTATGCTACTATCTCGTCAGCTCCAGAGGCGCAGACCAGGATATTCAGGAAGCATTGGGCCTTAAAGTGAGCCAGTTTATAGGCATCATGGGAGATGCTGCAGAATCTGAGGAGGATAGGCTCCTGGCCCAAAGTAAAGCGAAAGAACACATAGAAAAGGTTATAGAAAGGTTAAAGGAAAAAGCGGCATTGCTTCAAGATGAGAAACCGGCTTTGTGA
- a CDS encoding GNAT family N-acetyltransferase, with translation MEIRSLKQEELEQWFDHCVYVFNNGEFSASYRQYFANHWYNDPWRDLDGILVAVENEKILSTVRIFFRKIYINGEKVSMGGIGEVSTRPEAQGRGLSTRLLQAAIKKMEDKGIQVSMLAANIQDYYRKFGWETLCMHSKISDLVGSDDSRYAVRPVNPDMDMESIRRIHSHYAKSYNGIIIRDNDEYWEKWFKTEQKSVFVAQDAQGTVVSYICADVGDDRIRIREFGALSGFEDAFSSLASKAAHMLERANCEIHYKGVKNPGMSIKRVAEENYHMIRLITPFEINGEPIETTRKLVSVMEGSRGKGQDSEFVFWDTDGY, from the coding sequence TTGGAAATCCGATCGCTTAAACAGGAGGAACTGGAACAATGGTTTGACCACTGCGTGTATGTTTTTAATAATGGTGAGTTTTCTGCTTCCTACAGGCAATATTTCGCAAACCATTGGTATAACGATCCATGGAGGGACCTGGATGGAATATTGGTAGCAGTGGAAAATGAAAAAATTTTGAGCACGGTCAGAATATTTTTCCGCAAAATATATATCAATGGCGAGAAGGTAAGCATGGGAGGCATAGGTGAAGTCAGCACAAGGCCGGAAGCCCAGGGAAGGGGCTTATCGACCCGGCTCCTGCAAGCTGCGATTAAAAAGATGGAAGATAAGGGCATTCAGGTTTCAATGCTGGCAGCGAATATACAGGACTATTACAGGAAATTTGGCTGGGAGACCCTCTGCATGCACAGCAAGATATCGGATTTGGTAGGCTCCGATGATTCCCGGTACGCTGTCAGGCCTGTAAATCCGGATATGGATATGGAAAGCATTCGCAGGATACACTCCCACTATGCAAAGAGCTATAATGGGATAATTATAAGAGATAATGACGAGTATTGGGAAAAGTGGTTTAAAACAGAGCAAAAAAGTGTTTTTGTTGCCCAGGATGCCCAGGGAACGGTAGTTTCCTATATATGCGCAGACGTAGGGGATGACAGGATCAGAATTAGGGAATTTGGGGCTCTGTCAGGCTTTGAAGATGCCTTTTCAAGTTTAGCTTCAAAAGCAGCACATATGCTGGAAAGAGCAAACTGCGAAATTCATTATAAGGGAGTGAAAAACCCCGGGATGAGCATAAAAAGGGTTGCAGAGGAAAACTATCACATGATCAGGCTTATTACACCTTTTGAGATAAACGGAGAGCCAATAGAGACAACCCGGAAGCTTGTCAGCGTTATGGAAGGAAGCAGAGGTAAGGGTCAGGACTCGGAATTTGTTTTCTGGGATACGGATGGTTACTGA
- a CDS encoding Fur family transcriptional regulator, with protein sequence MYMMVQKQGKENAFTRRGCKNTKSRKAIISLLEKAETPLSAEEIFLQLKEAGVSANLSTVYRNLELMESLGLAGKMVMNDGKARFEITGEGHKHHLICTSCHKMIAIDFCPMESLQKDVIDKTNFDITGHKLELYGVCPECRKTE encoded by the coding sequence ATGTATATGATGGTGCAGAAGCAGGGGAAGGAAAACGCTTTTACCCGGCGGGGATGCAAAAATACTAAATCCAGAAAGGCGATTATAAGCCTTCTGGAAAAAGCTGAGACACCTCTATCAGCGGAGGAAATATTTCTACAGTTGAAGGAAGCGGGAGTTTCCGCAAACCTTTCGACGGTATATAGAAATCTTGAGTTGATGGAGAGCTTAGGGCTTGCCGGAAAAATGGTCATGAATGACGGAAAGGCCAGGTTTGAAATAACAGGCGAAGGTCATAAGCATCATCTCATTTGCACAAGCTGCCATAAGATGATAGCTATAGATTTTTGTCCGATGGAATCCCTTCAAAAGGATGTAATTGATAAAACCAATTTCGATATAACCGGTCATAAGCTTGAACTTTATGGTGTCTGTCCTGAGTGCAGAAAGACTGAGTAA
- a CDS encoding metal ABC transporter permease, with the protein MFEVFQYAFMQRAFITGTLIALITPAIGVIVVLRGFSMIGDSLSHSSLAGVAAGLVAGVNPVAGAVFFSVFAALGIEKVRKSFPQYSEIAIAVIMSAGIGLAGVFSGFVRNSANFSSFLFGSIVAISDFELMLVVVLSVIVLLFLLLLYKELFYITFDEQSARLAGIPVRVINFIFTIMIAVSISVSSRTVGTLVVSSMMVLPVASALQVAKSYKQTCIYSMLFGLISTLSGIYISYYAETAPGGTIVLVSVLILIFVLVYNNTVRKLLLKNSARASAE; encoded by the coding sequence ATGTTTGAGGTATTTCAATATGCTTTTATGCAAAGGGCGTTTATCACGGGAACTCTAATCGCTCTGATAACACCGGCTATAGGTGTAATTGTCGTACTGAGGGGATTTTCCATGATAGGGGATTCCTTGTCCCATAGTTCCCTTGCGGGAGTGGCCGCAGGACTTGTGGCAGGCGTCAATCCCGTTGCCGGGGCGGTGTTTTTTTCTGTTTTTGCCGCTCTTGGAATAGAAAAAGTAAGAAAGTCGTTTCCGCAGTATTCTGAAATAGCGATAGCTGTTATAATGTCTGCAGGGATTGGCTTGGCCGGAGTTTTTTCCGGTTTTGTTAGGAACAGTGCCAATTTTAGCAGCTTCCTGTTCGGCAGTATCGTGGCTATAAGCGATTTCGAGCTTATGCTGGTGGTGGTTCTCAGCGTGATAGTTTTGCTGTTTTTGCTGCTTTTATACAAGGAGCTGTTTTACATAACCTTTGATGAGCAATCAGCCAGACTTGCCGGGATACCGGTGAGAGTGATAAACTTTATTTTTACGATAATGATAGCTGTTTCCATTTCAGTTTCATCAAGAACAGTGGGCACTCTGGTGGTGTCATCCATGATGGTGCTGCCTGTGGCATCGGCCTTGCAGGTTGCCAAAAGCTATAAGCAGACATGCATATATTCCATGTTATTTGGTCTGATCTCCACTCTTTCCGGAATTTACATATCCTATTATGCGGAAACGGCGCCAGGAGGTACAATAGTACTGGTAAGCGTATTGATTCTTATATTTGTGCTGGTCTATAACAACACGGTGCGAAAGCTGCTGCTTAAAAATTCAGCGAGAGCCAGTGCGGAGTAA
- a CDS encoding AEC family transporter, producing the protein MAVNTVINQIIVLFLMIFAGFLAKKKGIISGASRKKLSELLLNITNPLLIISSFQFEFSREILQNVLIVLVFAIVAHALQILLGKLLFIKSDGGTKQVGELSAIYTNCGFMGFPVLESLYGKIGILYGSVYSAVFNVYLWTHGVMVLNGKGGAKSVKKILLNPGIISVVIGLLIFFFSIKLPYPVAQAMELLGDMTIPLSMLIVGATLADADFKKLFSGFNLYYITGIRLILMPLLAIMILKLFSLSEVLMGTCVLFIAMPVATTVSIFAEMYNGDTELASRVVVFSTLLSAFTIPLMIALL; encoded by the coding sequence ATGGCTGTAAATACTGTAATCAACCAGATAATTGTTTTGTTTTTAATGATATTTGCGGGTTTTCTTGCCAAAAAGAAAGGTATTATTAGTGGGGCGTCAAGGAAAAAGCTCTCCGAGCTTCTTCTCAATATAACAAATCCATTGTTGATTATTTCCTCGTTTCAATTTGAGTTTTCCAGGGAGATACTTCAAAATGTGCTTATAGTGTTGGTATTTGCCATAGTTGCCCATGCTTTGCAGATCCTGCTGGGTAAACTTCTCTTCATAAAAAGCGATGGAGGTACAAAGCAGGTCGGCGAGCTTTCGGCCATATACACCAACTGTGGATTTATGGGTTTTCCCGTGCTGGAGAGCCTCTACGGAAAGATAGGCATTTTATATGGATCGGTTTATTCTGCTGTGTTTAATGTTTACCTTTGGACCCATGGAGTCATGGTATTGAACGGAAAAGGGGGAGCAAAGTCTGTCAAAAAAATCCTTCTGAATCCTGGTATTATATCGGTGGTTATAGGTTTGCTGATATTTTTCTTTTCCATAAAGCTTCCCTATCCTGTAGCTCAGGCAATGGAACTGTTAGGCGACATGACAATACCCCTTTCCATGCTGATTGTGGGTGCCACTCTGGCGGATGCCGATTTCAAGAAGCTTTTCAGTGGCTTTAATCTATATTATATAACCGGAATCAGGCTTATACTGATGCCGCTTTTGGCAATCATGATACTGAAGCTTTTCAGCCTTTCGGAGGTTCTGATGGGCACATGCGTTTTGTTTATTGCCATGCCTGTGGCCACCACCGTTTCGATATTTGCGGAAATGTACAACGGGGATACGGAGCTGGCTTCAAGGGTTGTGGTGTTTTCTACGCTTTTATCCGCTTTTACCATACCGCTTATGATTGCCTTGCTGTAA
- a CDS encoding SGNH/GDSL hydrolase family protein, translating into MKEIIPKDIYKIVVSGDSISKGVIYNEDTGKYTITSNNYVSLIQDKIKGIVCNAAKFGSTIIKGISKLQSEIAKNNPDIVLIEYGGNDCDFDWEDIARNPKAAHSPKTDVKLFRQMLYNEVSALKSKGIIPVLMTLPPLDADRYFKWISKNSAAIANSILEWLGSVNKIYWWHEMYNSVIVNIAEETKTKWIDIRGAFLQTADFTRLLCIDGIHPNEEGHKLIASKIFDYIKSNYGFMLKDGAVLSFE; encoded by the coding sequence ATGAAGGAGATAATTCCAAAGGACATTTACAAAATTGTCGTTTCTGGAGATTCCATATCAAAAGGTGTTATATATAATGAAGATACCGGAAAGTACACTATTACCAGCAATAATTATGTATCATTGATACAGGATAAGATTAAAGGTATAGTATGCAATGCAGCCAAGTTTGGAAGCACCATTATAAAAGGGATAAGCAAGCTGCAAAGCGAAATAGCAAAAAATAATCCCGATATCGTCCTGATTGAATATGGAGGCAACGACTGTGATTTTGACTGGGAAGATATAGCCAGAAACCCAAAAGCAGCCCACAGTCCTAAAACTGATGTAAAATTGTTCAGGCAGATGCTCTATAATGAGGTAAGTGCTTTAAAGAGCAAAGGCATAATTCCTGTACTTATGACACTTCCTCCATTGGATGCCGACAGGTACTTCAAATGGATAAGCAAAAACAGCGCGGCAATAGCCAATAGCATCCTGGAATGGCTGGGAAGCGTGAACAAAATTTATTGGTGGCACGAGATGTACAACTCGGTCATTGTAAACATTGCTGAAGAAACAAAAACCAAATGGATAGACATCCGGGGTGCTTTCTTGCAGACTGCTGATTTCACGCGCCTTTTATGCATTGATGGCATTCATCCCAATGAAGAAGGCCATAAATTGATAGCATCAAAGATTTTTGACTACATAAAATCCAACTATGGATTCATGCTGAAGGATGGCGCCGTTTTAAGCTTTGAATGA
- a CDS encoding metal ABC transporter substrate-binding protein, translating to MERMKRKLNIFLCALLMISTISLAACSSGTSGSKAEDESGKISVFTSIYPMYDFAGKIGGDKIDLYNMVPAGTEPHDWEPSPKDMARLEKADVFIYNGSGMEGWVEKVLNSINKEDMIVVEASEGVDIIENKPDDDEHISDPHVWLDPMRAGKQMENIMNALSKADPDNAKFYEENFRKYSVELEKLDKEYRDTLEKCEKKDIIVSHQAFGYLCDAYGLNQIAIGGLEADTEPSAGKIAEISDFVKEKNIKVIFFEELVSPKIAGVIAGETGAETMVLNPLEGLGDEDIKAGRDYFSVMRDNLKALEKALR from the coding sequence ATGGAGAGAATGAAAAGGAAGCTTAACATATTTTTATGCGCTTTGCTGATGATATCAACAATATCCCTTGCGGCCTGCAGTAGTGGGACTTCCGGCAGCAAGGCTGAAGATGAATCCGGAAAGATATCGGTGTTTACCAGCATTTATCCCATGTATGATTTTGCAGGCAAAATAGGCGGAGATAAGATCGATTTATATAATATGGTGCCTGCAGGTACTGAGCCTCATGACTGGGAGCCTTCGCCCAAAGACATGGCTAGGCTCGAAAAGGCGGATGTGTTTATATATAATGGTTCCGGTATGGAAGGATGGGTTGAAAAGGTACTGAACTCCATAAACAAAGAGGACATGATTGTTGTAGAAGCCTCAGAAGGTGTGGATATCATTGAAAACAAGCCGGATGATGATGAGCATATTAGCGATCCCCATGTCTGGCTTGACCCCATGAGAGCGGGAAAGCAGATGGAAAACATCATGAATGCCCTGTCGAAGGCGGATCCGGACAATGCCAAGTTCTATGAAGAAAACTTCAGAAAATATTCGGTGGAGCTGGAAAAGCTGGATAAGGAGTACAGAGATACCTTGGAAAAATGCGAAAAGAAGGATATAATAGTAAGCCACCAGGCCTTTGGTTATCTGTGCGATGCCTATGGTCTAAATCAGATTGCCATAGGAGGTCTTGAGGCAGATACGGAACCCAGTGCCGGCAAAATAGCTGAAATATCTGACTTTGTTAAAGAAAAAAATATTAAGGTGATCTTTTTTGAGGAACTGGTAAGCCCCAAAATAGCGGGTGTGATAGCTGGTGAAACGGGAGCGGAAACAATGGTTTTAAATCCTCTGGAAGGGCTTGGCGATGAGGATATCAAGGCAGGCAGAGATTATTTCTCCGTAATGAGGGATAACCTAAAAGCCCTGGAAAAAGCTCTGAGATAA